Proteins encoded by one window of Synechococcus sp. WH 7805:
- a CDS encoding Crp/Fnr family transcriptional regulator, which translates to MSALTPEDLGAMPLFAELVEEQCILLLDRHRETSHQVDQVIVMEQDWGESLFLIRDGVAKVRTYTADGDEVIMSLLGPGDVFGEMAALDGASRSADVVSLTPLHLLKMRSAPFASLLGQQASFALALARLEASRLRDLNQRFALQSADATTRLLDALAYLARKSSAGQDPQGEIPPLAQREIALLAGLARETASRTLSKLRNRGTVVEADGRLRIADLQPLIKRGLLPG; encoded by the coding sequence ATGTCCGCGCTCACGCCTGAGGATCTCGGGGCCATGCCCCTGTTCGCTGAGCTGGTCGAAGAACAGTGCATTCTCCTGCTGGATCGGCATCGGGAGACCAGCCACCAGGTGGATCAGGTGATCGTGATGGAACAGGACTGGGGTGAGTCGTTGTTCTTGATTCGTGACGGGGTGGCCAAGGTGCGCACCTACACCGCCGATGGTGATGAGGTGATCATGTCGCTTCTAGGTCCAGGCGATGTGTTCGGCGAAATGGCCGCTCTCGATGGAGCTTCGCGTTCGGCCGATGTGGTGTCGCTCACGCCGTTGCATCTGCTCAAGATGCGGTCGGCGCCTTTTGCGTCTTTGCTCGGACAGCAGGCCTCGTTTGCTCTCGCATTGGCGCGATTAGAGGCGTCTCGTCTGCGTGATCTCAATCAGCGCTTTGCGCTTCAGAGTGCCGATGCCACCACCCGCCTGCTTGATGCCTTGGCTTATCTCGCCCGCAAAAGTTCGGCTGGGCAGGACCCGCAAGGTGAGATCCCGCCACTGGCCCAACGGGAGATTGCTCTGCTGGCTGGACTGGCCAGGGAGACGGCCTCCCGCACTCTGAGCAAGCTGCGCAATCGTGGCACTGTGGTTGAAGCGGATGGGCGGCTTCGTATCGCTGATCTGCAGCCATTGATTAAACGTGGATTGCTGCCTGGATGA